AGATTATATACTTGGCATTGCTTTACTGTCGTTCTCTAACTCTAATATTTGAAACTAGAGAATGTAACTCAATATGAGCGTCAACAGCTTTGCAACTTTTTTCTGATTgatctttctaatttttattagctGATAAGACAATCATACCAGAAGAATGTAAATCAATTAACAAGCTTCTAAGTGATCATTTCAAACAGTTTCAAAACCCCAGCTGCATTCAGAAATGACAAATAAGCTATCTTCAATGGAAGAAGGAATACTTGCTGAATTTTGGAAATATGCATGGATAGATACATGCTAAAAGTTGGGCAAACCAAGATGTGCAATCTCAATACTTACTGATAGGAAACCGGTATGCTACAATACTGGATCACACCTTATTGAACCGTATTGATgcaccaatatatatatatatatatatatatatatatatatattcaagttTTTTAagctttctttatttatttttgagtgGAAAATAGGATTTTATGAATTTGTTTTTGATGTTTAAATATAATGTACTTTAACTTTATGTTACATGTCTAAAGAATGGGTGAATAAATAATGTTAAATTAACTAAGTataaaattgaaaataaactacttatattaaaaattggaaatgcaACATGCATGCAATTATTCAATTCTAAGTCGAGCGTTGATGTCCTCATACACATCTAGTTCATGTCATAGATGGGCCATGGGACTTGACATATCATAAAATTATACTGAAATACAAAATTATGGAATGATCTCCCTTTTTTCCAATTTATATCCATTCATAGGATGTAATTAGGGAAATACTTGGATAGGAGGAACAACTCACCCTTccactctctccctctttttctcttttcttttcccgcTTACCTTGAAACAGAGGGAGAAAGGGTGTTAGATCATTTTCCTCCCACAATTATTCAGGCTTAGAAGCAATACGGCGCCCTTACTAGGTTGAACTTCTTGGAACTAAGTGCTTTCTTGGCAATTCAGCCTGGCAACGATTGTTTCAGGCAAAATCCCGTATGGCAACCATGAACCATCTCGGTTTGTGGTTAGTACAGTACAATACAATACTGGGTTCAGCATTGTATTGCATTCTTTGGGACAAACAATCTGAGTTAAAGCAAATAGCAACTATATTTAAACTGCCTCAGCATGAATGTGCAAACTAGGAGTATCGAACAAACCATCTAAGATTCAAATCAAGAATTTAAATAGGATATAAAAGAGAGAGATTGAGGTAGGTCAAATTGAAAGCACCTACTAGTGGATGGGTGTGTTAAATCTAGATTGACTATCTAAATTTATCACCAAGGATGTAATAAGAGACCATAATGGTGCTAAACTTCTTATTGGAGAAAAGTAGATGCTAGTTGATGCTTGAACCAAAACTAAAGCATGCTTCTTGAGCCTCAAGTTGGTAGATCAATTATATATTTAAAGAAGTATTATTATAGTCATTTGAATCGGCTCGTAAAACAATACCAGGGAAGGAAAGTACTGTACATTTGATAGATTTAGAGTTATCTATGTCATCCTTGAAGAAAATTAGCTTGTTGATCTAAGTATAACCTAATTACCCCAAAATATGATTTTGAACATCAAACCTTAATCAAGGTCCATCGAACCAGTATCGGACTCGTATTGGTCGGCGACCGATTTGGTATGGTAGAAGTTATACTATGCTGTGTTGGGATGTGCCgaacaaggagagggagggaggagagaaagggaaggagaggggagagagggagggagggaggctgAGAAAACCCTAAACCTGACCCTAACTGCAGGGGAATAGAGGGTGAGACAGAAGGGAGAAAGAGGGATGGAAAAGGGGGGAGAGGAGGATAGGGAGGGAGCAAGGGAGAGAGGTGTGCATACTTGGAGCTTCGAAGTTCCAACCATGGCAAAACCAAGGGAGAGGATATTGTGGAGCTTtcaatgaagaaagagagagagagagagaggcatcaCCTCCACCGCCTTTGTCGGGTCATGGAGTTGGTCGAAAATGGCGGGAacggggggagggagagggtgggggAGAGAtagggagggaggaaggagaACAGTTGAAGGCTCGAAGCCTTCACAGGGGTCACGAGAAGCGAGGACTCGAAGTTTATTTTTTGGAACCGAACCATCCTAGTTCTTCACAGGTTTTGTTTGGTATGCCCCAAACTATCCGATTTGGTTAACCCTTTCTTAAATATGAAGAATGTTTGGCAGTTGAGAAGCCTACATCACCCAAAGAATAGTGAGCAAGGTCAGCAGTACCATCCCAAACCGTGCGATCCAGAACGTACCGAGCCATATCGAATATGGACTAGAACGATTTTGACCTTCACAATGAGAGACCGgcgaggaaggaagagagggagaaggaaaaagagaaaaagagagaggaaaagagggagagggagagggaggaagacagctttggagagagagaagcgggccctcctctctctcttttcctctctttcttctccctccctccctcctccttcctcttcctctctcctccctctcgcCCTCCCTTACCGGTTATCCTTTGTCGATTCACGTCGGAACGACACCAGTACGGTACTGTATCATACCACGGCCTACCGGCACGAGTGTCGGTTCCGATACTGTGGATCTTGATAGTAAGAAATATATATAGAACATCAATATTTCGGTAACTGGAATGGCACTCCCGTTAGTTGCTGGTCAGTATCATTAGCATCAAAATTTGGAGTAATTCTTCTAAATGTATACAAGGTGTGGCTTTCATGTTCCTATAGAATAGCAGACTAGTTGTTGGTTGTACCAAATGGCTAGAAGTTGCACCTTGAAGTAGGTAGAGGATGGGCAGTATGAAAATTTTTTCTATGCTATATTCTGTGAGAAATATCATTATTTCATGTTTTGAGTTAACCTAGAGAATCCAATGACAGAGGACCAACTAATAAGAAATCTAGGCGGACTTATGTTAGGCACAAATatagaaattagaaaattttatttttatgtggaATTTCTTGACCCTGATACAATCACGTTTTAGCTACCACTTTCAGGGAAGCCAGGTGAAACTTAGATGTATCTTGTTCCATGTCCGGAAGGATTTATTACAGAGAAATTTTATGAAGCACCCATTTTCTTCTCTTCAAGCACTCTGTATGCCGCTTGCAAAACTACATGTAAATGAGAAAGCTACTCTCCATCAACGAAAGCTTTCACCCTTCAGAGTAAGACCCACAGATACAGCCCTTGCAAAGTCTGATCCTATTACCTTTTATTGATTACAAAGCCTAGATAAATGGATGCCACTTAAAATAGCCTATGACACAGCTAATTTCATTAGCCACCCTTTCTTAGGAGGAGTGACCGAGTTACAAGTATTTTTCAAAGTTTATAATGCATTTCCTCATTATTATCTCAGCAGCAGAAAGAACAGAAGTAAAAAGCGTTTTCTTTATCTCAGAATTCTCGAATGCAGTAATAGCATTTAGcatgaaaaaatagattttttttgttaaacagTATCAAGTTTCTACAAGCAAATTAAAGAAATACAAGGAAATTTTAGAAATGGAATTTACAACCAGAGAGAGTACCAGGAGGTGGCCTTGGAGAGTGCCGCTGCCGAAACCGAAAACAAGCCTTGATAGGCCGAGCAGCTGCTGCTTCGATGGGTGTGGATATATCAGTGACGTAGGCAACCTGGAGAGGCATCATGACCCATGGGAGCAGCTCCTTCACACAGACACAGAACTTTGCCCCAGTCTCGATTGGGCTCTCCGTGTCCACGAACGCCCACCCCAACCTAAAATGCCTGCAAAATCCCACCCAGCACATCAGTTTACATTGAGAGAAAGATGGGGATAATGATGATAATTATCGTACCTCCAAGAGAGGAGAGCGGATTTGGCGAGGCGGAAGGTGAGGGGACCGGAGCCGAGAAGGACGCGAGCGCGTGTTTGATGAAGAAGCCATTCTTGGAGAGGGCATCCTCTGCTTCTTTTTTTCCGTTTCgggaaggaagaggagaagaagcggCGCGGAAACGGGGGTCGTAGTTGAAGACTCCGGCATGGGCGATGCAGGCTTTTTGTTGGTCGCGGGATGGACGCCTCCAGCTGAGAAATAAACCCCCCGCCATTTTCCTTCCCCTCTCCAAACCTTGAGGCGTGCCGCCGGGTAAACGAATCAAGAAGCGGGACGCACGCCTTCACCAGGAAGCGCTGGCTGGCGGGCTGGAATATCAGATGGAGATTAATGTTCGAAAGAACACTCGCAGAAAAATTTCTGCCAttctttacttttattttcactttttttttccaaaactaaAATCTTTGCTACTTTTATCTAtgcaaacaaattaaaaattaattaaagttGATCTAGTTCTCTCTTATtggattttttaaaataaaaattatagacAAGTAGCTATCGGAGCAGttttagttatatatatatatatatatatatatacatatatatgttttaaaaagataaaacaaaCGATGTCAGCCGTTCAATATACGGAGAAAATCTGAAAGTACCGTCTATGCcctcatccatcaccctttaaGCTTTCTCCCAATTGGATGAAAATACTCCCTCTGTGTACTGGGTTGTTGGTTTTAGCTAtgtaacaaaaagaaaaaaaagtacaatttatgttaaaaatattagaagtttATCTAAATAATGTTCAATACTCAAAATCATTCATGCGGTTCTTTATCATacgaatttatataaaatttatctaTCTAGAAATCAACATATATATCTAAAAAGCTAGCTTTGGAAAAGAGtttttatgataaaaaaaatctacTTCAATAGATATACCCCAGGCGTGGCTATACATAACATAGAAATCACACTGGAAAAGAATGAACAATTAGCTAGAGTAATAGGTGATATTGCGAAAGTAATTGCAAAAGAAGATTAAATCAACCATATTAAGATTATCTATCATCTGAAAAGGCCCATTTAATATATAAACATTGCTTAGCAATAATTGGACAAGTGAATAATTTTGACGTGAACCAAAAAACTTTGGGTAAAGACAGATCTAATATTGGCAAAATATACATTATATAGTAATAGTAGTTATAAATCCTACAGACCATCTCTATGAGGGCAATGAAGGCATGAAGGGAGAGCCCCAGTTGGTAGGAAAAAACCCACGATCCTTTGAAGTAGTCCTGCACTTAgaagtagaaaaaaaaatatatatataatatataataataataataataataattttattctTCAGCAATTTTACAAAATTACTCTGTCTAAATTATAGAGCAAAGTTCTCTTAAATTTTTGCAAGTGATATTCAAGATTTGTAAAATCTGAGTTATACAGCCAAAAATCACCATGAAGGGAGAAGCTATTCTTGTCCATGTAAATGGCTGTCAACTATTCTAATGCAGAGAAAGTACAAAGACATCAGGCTTGGCAGCAGCAGCACCACCAACAATAATAGGAGGGGAATAAGCTTAACCCACATGGTTGTCTTGTCCATCTCATATACATGAAGTTTAACTTGATGAGAGTTCAAAATGGATACCAGATTATTAGTCGACAATGTCAGGAACATTGAACGGTGACATTTTTCATTTGTTCTTTCCTGTTTCTAGCGAAGCAATGGCAGACTTGCACCCATGTTCCATAGCACAAGCTAATGAGAGAATAATTCCTCCATGCTGAGAAAGGTGCTATCTCGCTAGTGAGATTGGTAAGTGGTAATGTAACTGAACCAACACCTGCTGACCAACCAACAACATGGGCTGTAGGCATGAGAGAAATGCTGTTGCATTGAGTATCTCATTATCTGTAAGATCTTCGCAGACAGAAAAATCTACACAGACCGTCTTCCACCAATCGTATCATTACAAAATATCTTCCAAAATTTGCACCATCTTACATTCTCTGAGCGACAGAAAGGGAAACAGAACATAAACATCAAAGGGAGCAATAGGGATTATGCATAGTGATCATTCTCATGTCAATGAGTTCAAATGTGAGAACTGCCCATACAATAGTATCATCAGAGCATGCAAATACCGCATAACAGTTCAAATAACTTGGTGATTCCTTCTCACTTCACCTCCCACCATGTGGCGTCAGGAAGTGGGCTTGCAATCACAAGCAGGGCAAGAAGGCTAACTGTCAGTTTTCTCCATGTAGGAATGGTCAGAGGAACCTGATAGGAAGGATCCCAGACAATCAGGCTTTAGAAGCACTCTCACCCACTCAGTCGAAAAAGTCCATCTTCACGTCTGTGACATCAAGCTGCAGGATCTCTGCCCTGCAGCCTAAGATGGAACCAATACtacaaaaaacaaaagcaataatGTGCCACACAACCATAAAATAAGCAACTAAATTGCAATATTTATGATAATGATT
Above is a genomic segment from Phoenix dactylifera cultivar Barhee BC4 chromosome 2, palm_55x_up_171113_PBpolish2nd_filt_p, whole genome shotgun sequence containing:
- the LOC120109953 gene encoding LOW QUALITY PROTEIN: UPF0548 protein At2g17695-like (The sequence of the model RefSeq protein was modified relative to this genomic sequence to represent the inferred CDS: deleted 3 bases in 2 codons), with translation MAGGLFLSWRRPSRDQQKACIAHAGVFNYDPRFRAASSPLPSRNGKKEAEDALSKNGFFIKHARVLLGSGPLTFRLAKSALLSWRHFRLGWAFVDTESPIETGAKFCVCVKELLPWVMMPLQVAYVTDISTPSKQQLLGLSRLVFGFGSGTLQGHLLAGEERFSIEWDENDQVWYETFSFSKPAHILSVIAYPYVQLRQKYFAQQSTNAVLKYVTSKKQFTT